A genomic stretch from Candidatus Limnocylindrales bacterium includes:
- a CDS encoding DUF4215 domain-containing protein — MLLATPAGALTTTEIQCRDILGRGARVAAVGIMRARTACVHQKILGSIDVGTDCQADTTAMGGSGTGDAGVDRRLDRHLQVRTRIGQRLTQICDSLNVDLDVDPADVLDPSTTCGSLTEWTEVGECVADLGKAAADSISEILDLQPPAIPVSGEEELCHSVAAHRARSTVFELMLWRSKCYERDDLIQDGGGFYNCDANITPPGNFESTLLLRADKRLQVPIENLGVALRGPCDVNLYNLGFDVTTPDHSGGGFVDRVTLDDVYDSLNDRIAESIYTVMGQIYPTDGYCGDGTVNGSEACDDGNNESNDGCDRDCSTASCGNGSIDGGSPLDLLGEECDDGNNAAEDGCSPTCIVEVCGNGEINLGWGEICDDAGESPACDDNCTPSQCGDNTLNNAAGEQCDTGPANDSNTPDACGDGTGPSLRGACQLPFCGDAVTDSGEICDDAGESIPCDLNCTAASCGDGDLNATRGETCDDGNAADDDGCPSSNAAGNLGSTGHCITATCGDGFTCTDEFTCATGPLGGPEDCDDSGESATCDTDCSTANCGDGQLNTQNVTAPARATGEACDDGDLVDGDGCDGNCTPTGCGNAVVTDGESCDDGNVTNGDGCDDGVTGNCTASGCGNGIVTNAEACDGNGTGVGGETSACDTNCTVASCGDGDLNATRGEDCDGAGETAGCDANCTFRVCGDGTVNATAGETCDDSGESATCDSNCTARACGDGTTNHTAGEECDTTVASASCDANCTFAFCGDGTTNAAAGEDCDDSGESAACNADCTTSTCGDDVLNATDGEQCDDGNLVNGDGCSSTCVVE; from the coding sequence GTGCTGCTGGCCACACCAGCCGGCGCGCTCACGACGACGGAGATCCAGTGTCGCGACATCTTGGGTCGAGGCGCGCGCGTTGCCGCCGTCGGCATCATGCGCGCACGCACGGCGTGCGTTCATCAGAAAATCCTTGGCTCGATCGACGTGGGAACCGACTGTCAGGCCGACACCACCGCGATGGGCGGCAGCGGAACCGGCGATGCCGGCGTCGATCGACGCCTGGATCGTCATCTGCAGGTGCGCACGCGCATCGGACAGCGGCTGACGCAGATCTGCGACAGCCTCAATGTCGATCTCGACGTCGATCCAGCCGACGTCCTCGATCCATCGACGACGTGCGGCTCGCTCACGGAGTGGACCGAGGTCGGTGAATGCGTGGCCGATCTGGGAAAGGCTGCCGCCGATTCGATCAGCGAGATCCTGGACCTGCAGCCGCCGGCGATTCCCGTCAGCGGCGAGGAAGAGCTGTGTCACAGCGTCGCTGCACACCGCGCCCGCAGCACCGTCTTCGAGCTGATGCTGTGGCGCTCCAAGTGCTACGAGCGCGACGATCTGATCCAGGACGGCGGCGGCTTCTACAACTGCGACGCCAACATCACGCCGCCGGGCAACTTCGAATCGACGCTTCTGCTGCGCGCCGACAAGCGCCTGCAGGTTCCCATCGAGAACCTCGGCGTCGCGCTGCGCGGACCGTGCGACGTCAACCTCTACAATCTCGGCTTCGACGTCACCACGCCCGATCACTCCGGCGGCGGTTTCGTCGACCGCGTCACTCTGGACGACGTTTACGACTCGCTCAACGACCGCATCGCCGAGTCCATCTACACGGTGATGGGCCAGATCTATCCGACCGACGGCTACTGCGGCGACGGCACGGTCAACGGCAGCGAAGCCTGCGACGACGGCAACAACGAGAGCAACGACGGCTGCGATCGTGACTGTTCCACGGCCTCCTGCGGCAATGGCTCCATCGACGGCGGCAGCCCGCTCGACCTGCTCGGCGAGGAGTGCGACGACGGCAACAACGCCGCCGAGGACGGCTGCTCGCCGACCTGCATCGTCGAGGTGTGCGGCAACGGCGAGATCAACCTGGGCTGGGGCGAGATCTGCGACGATGCCGGCGAGTCCCCGGCATGCGACGACAACTGCACGCCCTCGCAGTGCGGCGACAACACGCTGAACAATGCCGCCGGCGAACAGTGCGACACCGGACCGGCGAACGACTCGAACACGCCCGACGCCTGCGGCGACGGCACCGGGCCCAGCCTGCGCGGCGCCTGCCAGCTTCCGTTCTGCGGCGACGCGGTCACCGACAGCGGCGAGATCTGCGACGACGCCGGCGAGAGCATTCCGTGCGATCTCAACTGCACCGCGGCCTCGTGCGGCGATGGCGACCTCAATGCCACGCGCGGCGAGACGTGCGACGATGGCAACGCCGCCGATGACGACGGCTGCCCCAGCAGCAACGCCGCCGGCAACCTCGGCAGCACCGGCCACTGCATCACGGCCACCTGCGGCGACGGCTTCACCTGCACCGACGAATTCACCTGCGCGACCGGTCCGCTGGGCGGGCCCGAAGACTGCGACGACTCGGGCGAGTCGGCCACGTGCGACACCGACTGCAGCACCGCGAACTGCGGCGACGGACAGCTGAACACGCAGAACGTGACGGCGCCGGCTCGCGCCACGGGTGAGGCCTGCGACGACGGCGATCTGGTCGACGGCGACGGCTGCGACGGCAACTGCACGCCCACGGGCTGCGGCAACGCCGTCGTCACCGACGGGGAGTCCTGCGACGACGGCAACGTCACCAACGGCGACGGATGCGACGACGGCGTCACCGGCAACTGCACCGCCAGCGGCTGCGGCAACGGCATCGTCACCAACGCCGAGGCCTGCGACGGCAACGGCACGGGCGTCGGCGGCGAGACCAGCGCCTGCGACACCAACTGCACGGTTGCCTCGTGCGGCGACGGCGACCTCAACGCGACGCGCGGCGAGGACTGCGACGGCGCCGGAGAGACCGCCGGCTGCGACGCCAACTGCACGTTCCGCGTGTGCGGCGACGGCACGGTCAACGCCACGGCCGGCGAAACCTGCGACGACTCGGGCGAGTCCGCCACCTGCGACTCCAACTGCACCGCACGCGCCTGCGGCGACGGCACCACCAACCACACCGCCGGCGAGGAGTGCGACACGACGGTGGCCAGCGCGAGCTGCGACGCCAACTGCACGTTCGCGTTCTGCGGCGACGGCACGACCAACGCGGCGGCGGGCGAGGACTGCGACGATTCGGGGGAATCGGCCGCGTGCAATGCCGACTGCACCACATCGACGTGCGGCGACGACGTTCTGAACGCGACCGACGGCGAGCAGTGCGACGACGGCAACCTCGTCAACGGTGACGGTTGCAGCTCGACTTGCGTGGTCGAGTAG
- a CDS encoding Rieske 2Fe-2S domain-containing protein produces MTSIEFLGHSGLAIRHGAQLLLCDPWMSKKGAYNASWFPYPHYPHDDLSALHSPAAVYLSHEHLDHYDPEFMEAIDRGVPIITGRTFKKRFLSKLRKSGFTNIIELDNFESYEIAPGLIIKVDTPTFHCPPHWFDSCALIEADGYKIFNLNDCNLALPVADIRAMGIDVMLAQASPAIWYPLVYTTYDEPKKRELRAARRESAIQSFLTSAKAIQPRLAIPFAGPPIFFDPALAEHFVGPDSMFPTAPVSEKLLRHEHSSIATLTLKPGDVLEIRERGAADEFTVRPTPAYIDFDYERDRVAYYEKHRAEKERIVADVLAAIPDPAPGLFERFRRHFLPFLKGHPYFVENIDIRLRFRVDGPEGGDWIVDFRTQPKPELVYEYDGEHCHYTFDMSSKLIGQVLSDEMSWEDAFLSLRFQAHRDPDRYNQHLFTLFKMSDSRALQAIQKAETADRSNETFRLAAEGCVYEVQRYCPHGGSDLSEADVENGHVICPGHHWRFSLKDGSCANAEGRILVRKLSEDEAREAVAAAKV; encoded by the coding sequence ATGACGAGCATCGAGTTTCTCGGCCACAGCGGCCTTGCCATCCGCCATGGGGCCCAGCTTCTGCTGTGCGATCCCTGGATGTCGAAGAAGGGAGCCTACAACGCAAGCTGGTTCCCCTACCCTCACTATCCGCACGACGACCTGTCTGCGCTGCATTCGCCGGCGGCCGTCTACCTCTCGCACGAGCACCTCGACCACTACGACCCCGAGTTCATGGAGGCCATCGACCGCGGCGTGCCGATCATCACCGGACGCACGTTCAAGAAGCGGTTCCTCTCCAAGCTGCGCAAGAGCGGTTTCACGAACATCATCGAGCTCGACAACTTCGAAAGCTACGAGATCGCGCCCGGCCTGATTATCAAGGTCGACACGCCGACATTCCACTGTCCGCCGCACTGGTTCGATTCCTGCGCGTTGATCGAGGCCGACGGCTACAAGATCTTCAATCTCAACGACTGCAACCTCGCGCTGCCCGTGGCCGACATCCGCGCGATGGGCATCGACGTCATGCTCGCGCAGGCCTCGCCGGCTATCTGGTATCCTCTCGTCTACACCACCTACGATGAGCCCAAGAAGCGCGAGCTGCGCGCTGCGCGCCGGGAGTCGGCGATCCAGTCCTTCCTCACCTCGGCGAAGGCGATTCAACCGCGCCTGGCCATCCCGTTTGCAGGTCCGCCGATCTTCTTCGATCCGGCGCTGGCCGAGCATTTCGTCGGGCCCGACAGCATGTTCCCGACCGCGCCCGTCTCCGAGAAGCTGCTGCGACACGAGCACTCCAGCATAGCCACGCTGACGCTGAAGCCGGGGGACGTGCTCGAGATCCGCGAGCGCGGCGCCGCCGACGAGTTCACGGTCCGGCCCACGCCCGCCTACATCGACTTCGACTACGAGCGCGACCGCGTCGCCTACTACGAGAAGCATCGGGCCGAGAAGGAGAGGATCGTCGCCGACGTGCTGGCCGCGATTCCCGATCCGGCGCCCGGGCTGTTCGAGCGCTTCCGCCGCCACTTCCTGCCCTTCCTCAAGGGGCACCCGTACTTCGTCGAGAACATCGACATCCGCCTGCGCTTCCGCGTCGACGGGCCCGAAGGCGGCGACTGGATCGTGGACTTCCGGACCCAGCCCAAGCCCGAGCTGGTCTACGAGTACGACGGCGAGCACTGCCACTACACGTTCGACATGAGCTCGAAGCTCATCGGGCAGGTGCTGTCGGACGAGATGTCGTGGGAGGATGCGTTCCTGTCCCTGCGCTTCCAGGCGCACCGCGATCCCGACCGCTACAACCAGCACCTGTTCACGCTCTTCAAGATGAGCGACTCGCGCGCGCTGCAGGCGATCCAGAAGGCCGAGACGGCCGACCGCTCCAACGAGACGTTCCGCCTGGCCGCCGAGGGCTGCGTCTACGAGGTGCAGCGATACTGCCCGCACGGCGGCTCCGACCTGTCGGAGGCCGACGTCGAGAACGGGCACGTGATCTGCCCGGGTCATCACTGGCGCTTCTCCTTGAAGGATGGCAGCTGCGCCAACGCCGAAGGCCGCATCCTGGTGCGCAAGCTGTCGGAGGACGAGGCCAGGGAAGCGGTCGCCGCGGCCAAGGTCTGA
- a CDS encoding SOS response-associated peptidase: MCGRFVLHTPGEALARHFGAVLDELSLRPQYNIAPTQDVVVIRVEDGERRLRTLRWGLVPYWAKDAAIGQQMINARCETAAQKPGFREALRQRRAIVPADGFYEWKKQGRARQPYYFHARDNSPLAIAALWERWKSRDGQRLETCCLLTTSANTLVEGIHDRMPVLLRPQDYALWLDPAVTDPEAVAPLLAPADDQQLVMYPVDSCVGDVRNDDERNIARADTGELPLFNR, from the coding sequence ATGTGCGGCCGTTTCGTCCTTCACACGCCCGGTGAAGCGCTGGCGCGCCATTTCGGTGCCGTGCTCGACGAGCTCTCGCTGCGTCCGCAGTACAACATCGCTCCCACCCAGGACGTCGTCGTCATCCGCGTCGAGGATGGCGAGCGGCGGCTGCGCACGCTGAGGTGGGGCCTGGTCCCGTACTGGGCCAAGGACGCGGCGATCGGGCAGCAGATGATCAACGCGCGCTGCGAGACCGCGGCGCAGAAGCCGGGGTTTCGCGAGGCGCTGCGGCAGCGGCGCGCGATCGTGCCCGCCGACGGTTTCTACGAATGGAAGAAGCAGGGCCGCGCCAGGCAGCCCTACTACTTCCACGCGCGCGACAACTCGCCGCTGGCCATCGCGGCGCTGTGGGAGCGGTGGAAGTCCAGGGACGGCCAGCGCCTGGAGACGTGCTGCCTCCTGACGACGTCGGCGAACACCCTGGTCGAAGGCATCCACGACCGCATGCCGGTGCTGCTGCGACCGCAGGATTACGCGCTGTGGCTCGATCCGGCCGTCACCGACCCCGAAGCCGTCGCGCCGCTGCTGGCGCCGGCCGACGACCAGCAGCTGGTCATGTATCCCGTCGATTCGTGCGTGGGCGACGTGCGCAACGACGACGAGCGCAACATCGCGCGCGCCGACACCGGCGAGCTTCCGCTGTTCAACCGCTGA
- a CDS encoding Mut7-C RNAse domain-containing protein, with product MAVRCPGCGLEYDAGLFQFGRTIDCTCGARAGLDAQMPHIASGSPPRFLADAMLVGLARWLRMLGYDTACDPNAGDAALARRCYDEGRILLTRDRRLPSQWRLPQVLLVEADKPLAQVEEVAARFGLRLGAAVFTRCSRCNVRLEPVPAASAGADLPPGAPTGEPMHRCPECRRYYWEGSHVERMRRELMRRVARED from the coding sequence ATGGCCGTGCGCTGCCCCGGCTGCGGGCTCGAGTACGACGCCGGGCTGTTCCAGTTCGGACGCACGATCGACTGCACCTGCGGCGCGCGTGCAGGCCTGGACGCGCAGATGCCGCACATTGCCAGCGGCTCGCCTCCGCGCTTCCTTGCCGATGCCATGCTGGTGGGGCTTGCGCGGTGGCTTCGGATGCTCGGCTACGACACCGCGTGCGACCCCAACGCCGGCGATGCCGCGCTCGCCCGCCGCTGCTACGACGAAGGCCGCATCCTGCTGACGCGCGATCGCCGGCTGCCGTCGCAGTGGCGGCTGCCGCAGGTCCTCCTCGTCGAGGCGGACAAGCCGCTCGCGCAGGTGGAGGAGGTTGCCGCGCGGTTCGGCCTTCGTCTGGGAGCGGCAGTGTTCACTCGATGCAGTCGCTGCAACGTGCGACTGGAGCCCGTGCCCGCAGCCTCCGCTGGCGCCGATCTGCCGCCCGGCGCGCCGACCGGCGAGCCCATGCATCGATGTCCCGAATGCCGCCGCTACTATTGGGAGGGATCGCACGTCGAGCGCATGCGCCGCGAGCTCATGCGGCGGGTGGCACGCGAGGACTGA
- a CDS encoding alpha/beta hydrolase, which produces MKRVVFLAVFFVLLSAAALGISGWLYRPDLTIPPGFEGRHVTVASVPLRVLEHGEGPDVLLIHGSPGCLEDWAPVVRRLLGEAHIVAYDRPGNCFSGETGDYSLIHNADLALELIETLELKDVVVAGHSYGGSTALAMAVRKPPSVRGYVIVDSATYEPSREPTALLRVLALPGLGTGLARLLGADAMRDPITAGIAQQFGERPPPPGFVDLRLRAWSTPKVTTSIANETMGSREYLAAQSPQYPTIRQPVRILAQADSAFRRDAAERLHRDVPGSTLRLVPQAGHYLQVEKPEAVVEEIRALLPNTRTGAGGA; this is translated from the coding sequence ATGAAAAGAGTCGTCTTTCTGGCGGTCTTTTTCGTGCTGCTTTCGGCGGCGGCGCTCGGGATCTCCGGTTGGCTTTACCGTCCCGATCTGACCATTCCGCCGGGTTTCGAGGGGCGTCACGTGACCGTTGCAAGCGTGCCGCTGCGAGTGCTCGAACATGGCGAAGGGCCCGACGTGCTCCTCATCCACGGCTCGCCCGGCTGTCTCGAAGACTGGGCGCCGGTCGTCCGGCGACTGCTCGGCGAGGCGCACATCGTCGCCTACGACCGGCCGGGCAACTGCTTCAGCGGCGAGACGGGCGACTACTCGCTGATCCACAACGCGGATCTGGCGCTGGAGCTGATCGAGACGCTGGAACTGAAGGACGTCGTCGTGGCCGGTCATTCCTATGGCGGCTCGACGGCGCTGGCGATGGCGGTGCGCAAGCCGCCGTCGGTGCGCGGGTATGTGATCGTCGACAGCGCCACGTACGAGCCGTCGCGCGAGCCGACGGCGTTGCTCCGCGTGCTGGCGCTGCCCGGGCTCGGCACCGGCCTTGCGCGCCTCCTCGGCGCCGATGCGATGCGCGACCCCATCACCGCGGGCATTGCCCAGCAGTTCGGCGAGCGCCCGCCGCCCCCGGGGTTCGTCGACCTGCGCCTGCGCGCGTGGTCGACCCCGAAGGTCACCACGAGCATCGCCAACGAGACGATGGGGTCCCGCGAGTATCTGGCTGCGCAGAGCCCGCAGTATCCGACGATCCGCCAGCCGGTGCGGATACTGGCGCAGGCAGATTCGGCGTTTCGTCGCGACGCCGCCGAGAGGCTGCATCGCGACGTGCCGGGCTCGACGCTGCGGCTGGTGCCGCAGGCCGGCCACTACCTGCAGGTCGAAAAGCCCGAGGCGGTCGTCGAGGAGATTCGCGCGCTGCTTCCGAATACGCGCACCGGCGCCGGCGGCGCCTGA
- a CDS encoding class I SAM-dependent methyltransferase → MNAGNMHPSRGLAQTAEEALHVWRHRGLAVGTGLGYALWRRLLQPGAATLQAATARILAARFEQLLQKDLANARAGYYPRRLLHQFPAFEYLRCMPEALLELPRVLLRSYLGRYDDLPAQARPETYPRYYRRTFHWQSDGWLSERSARIYDASVEFLFGGTADVMRRMAIPPVVDAVRARRRPRILDVACGTGRFLGQLGQALPQARLYGLDMSPFYIRHARRMLDPQLDVTLTAEDAARMPWADGFFDAVASLYLFHELPARVRRDVAREIARVLRPGGTLVVCDSAQLSDSAELADALYAFPNGYHEPYYKGYLRDDLAAMLNECGFEVIESAPHLVSKVVTARKPA, encoded by the coding sequence ATGAACGCCGGAAACATGCACCCCTCGCGAGGACTTGCGCAGACAGCCGAGGAAGCGTTGCACGTGTGGCGCCACCGTGGGCTGGCCGTCGGCACGGGGCTCGGCTACGCGCTCTGGCGCCGGCTCCTGCAGCCGGGGGCCGCGACGCTGCAGGCGGCCACGGCCCGCATTCTCGCTGCGCGTTTCGAGCAGCTGCTGCAGAAGGATCTCGCCAATGCTCGCGCTGGCTACTACCCGCGCCGGCTTCTCCATCAGTTCCCGGCCTTCGAATACCTGCGGTGCATGCCGGAGGCGCTGCTCGAGCTGCCGCGCGTCCTGCTGCGCAGCTATCTCGGCCGCTACGACGATCTTCCCGCGCAGGCGCGGCCGGAAACGTACCCGCGCTACTACCGGCGCACGTTCCACTGGCAGAGCGATGGCTGGCTCAGCGAGCGCTCGGCGCGAATCTACGATGCATCGGTCGAATTCCTGTTTGGCGGCACCGCCGACGTCATGCGACGCATGGCCATTCCGCCGGTCGTCGATGCCGTCCGCGCCCGCAGGCGCCCGCGCATCCTCGACGTCGCGTGCGGCACCGGCCGTTTTCTCGGCCAGCTCGGCCAGGCGCTGCCGCAGGCGCGTCTGTACGGACTGGACATGAGCCCGTTCTACATCCGCCACGCGCGCCGCATGCTCGATCCGCAGCTGGACGTGACGCTGACGGCCGAAGACGCGGCACGCATGCCATGGGCGGACGGCTTCTTCGATGCCGTGGCCAGCCTCTATCTCTTCCATGAGCTGCCGGCGCGCGTGCGGCGCGACGTCGCGCGCGAAATCGCGCGCGTCCTGCGCCCGGGCGGTACGCTGGTGGTCTGCGACTCGGCCCAGCTCAGCGACAGCGCCGAGCTGGCAGATGCGCTCTACGCATTCCCGAACGGCTACCACGAGCCCTACTACAAGGGCTACCTGCGCGACGATCTCGCCGCGATGCTGAACGAGTGCGGCTTCGAGGTGATCGAGTCGGCGCCGCACCTGGTCTCGAAGGTGGTCACGGCGCGCAAGCCGGCCTGA